In a single window of the Polynucleobacter sp. MWH-UH24A genome:
- the secG gene encoding preprotein translocase subunit SecG, translating into MEWLKTLFVVLQVISALAIIGLVLIQQGKGADMGAAFGSGSSGSLFGATGSSNFLSRTTAIFAVIFFVSTLGITWLGTKKPVESGVMSNSTLPTVAPSQQGGATPANGASSEPSKPVVPR; encoded by the coding sequence ATGGAATGGCTTAAAACTTTATTCGTGGTCCTGCAAGTAATTTCTGCATTAGCCATTATTGGCTTGGTCTTGATTCAACAAGGTAAGGGCGCCGATATGGGTGCCGCATTTGGCTCTGGTTCCTCAGGAAGCCTCTTTGGAGCAACTGGATCTTCAAACTTCCTATCGCGGACTACCGCTATTTTTGCGGTGATCTTTTTCGTGAGCACCCTAGGGATTACGTGGTTGGGCACTAAAAAGCCTGTTGAGTCAGGGGTTATGTCTAATTCAACCTTACCGACGGTTGCCCCTTCCCAGCAAGGTGGTGCTACGCCAGCAAATGGGGCAAGTTCAGAACCGAGTAAACCGGTTGTACCTCGCTAA
- the tpiA gene encoding triose-phosphate isomerase — translation MRALTVIGNWKMNGSVRSNRDWMQTVIEEMQQGMPAGRRFGVCVPFPYLQECSHYLGSSQLQLGAQDVSAYASGPYTGEVSASMLQEMGVRFVIVGHSERRMQYGEANESIALKAEQALDHELTPIICVGETADERNSGRAVEVVRRQVASQVSTLQDRLVDCLIAYEPIWAIGTGKVASAQMAQDMHRAIRLQLAEFDDDVASHIGIVYGGSVRADNATELFAMPDIDGALVGGASLDAKEFLAICRA, via the coding sequence ATGCGCGCATTGACGGTCATCGGTAATTGGAAGATGAATGGCAGTGTTCGCAGTAATCGGGATTGGATGCAAACGGTTATTGAGGAAATGCAACAGGGTATGCCGGCTGGACGGCGTTTTGGTGTGTGCGTGCCTTTTCCGTATTTGCAAGAATGCAGTCATTATTTAGGAAGTTCTCAGCTTCAGCTAGGGGCGCAGGACGTGTCAGCTTATGCATCGGGGCCATACACGGGCGAGGTGAGTGCAAGTATGTTGCAGGAGATGGGCGTTCGCTTTGTGATCGTCGGTCACTCGGAGCGTCGCATGCAATACGGCGAGGCTAATGAGAGCATTGCCCTCAAAGCAGAGCAGGCTTTAGACCATGAGTTGACCCCGATTATTTGCGTTGGTGAGACCGCCGATGAACGAAATTCAGGGCGCGCAGTGGAGGTGGTTAGGCGACAGGTTGCTAGTCAAGTCAGCACCTTGCAGGACCGCTTGGTGGATTGCTTGATTGCATACGAACCAATTTGGGCGATTGGTACCGGTAAGGTTGCGAGTGCGCAAATGGCCCAAGACATGCACCGAGCGATTCGTTTGCAGTTAGCCGAGTTTGATGATGACGTAGCGTCTCATATTGGGATTGTTTACGGAGGCAGTGTCCGGGCCGATAACGCTACGGAGCTTTTTGCGATGCCCGATATCGATGGGGCGTTGGTAGGCGGCGCATCGTTAGATGCCAAGGAGTTTTTAGCAATTTGTCGGGCTTGA
- a CDS encoding NAD(P)H-quinone oxidoreductase has translation MRVMEIREYGAPEMLVKAERPDPSVPGSGSGEVLIRVKAAGINRPDVLQRKGHYPVPPGASDIPGLEVAGEIIGGDLAHPDNTFGLKLGDKVCALVQGGGYADLCTAPIAQCLPYPKGFTDIEAASLPETFFTVWSNVFQRGHLSKGETLLVQGGSSGIGVTAILIGKAFGHRVFVTAGSDEKCAACTQLGADLAINYKTQDFVEEVKKATNGKGVDVILDMVTGTYLQREIDCLADDGRIVVIAIMGGSKAEVNTAQILRRRLSITGSTLRPRPVAFKHQIAKELYQSVWPLLNSGQLKPVIYKTFSLEQAADAHRLMESSEHVGKIVLTV, from the coding sequence ATGCGTGTGATGGAGATTCGGGAGTATGGCGCTCCAGAAATGTTGGTCAAAGCTGAGCGTCCAGATCCATCTGTGCCTGGTTCGGGCTCCGGTGAGGTCTTAATTCGGGTGAAGGCGGCTGGTATTAATCGTCCAGATGTCTTGCAGCGAAAAGGCCATTACCCCGTTCCTCCAGGCGCATCCGATATCCCTGGCCTTGAAGTGGCTGGAGAGATTATTGGGGGTGACCTAGCTCACCCCGATAACACCTTCGGTTTAAAGCTGGGCGATAAAGTTTGTGCCCTGGTGCAAGGTGGTGGGTATGCCGATTTATGCACCGCCCCAATTGCGCAATGCTTGCCCTATCCAAAAGGCTTTACTGATATCGAGGCAGCTTCCTTACCCGAAACCTTCTTTACTGTGTGGAGCAACGTCTTTCAACGGGGCCATTTGAGTAAAGGTGAGACCTTGTTGGTGCAAGGAGGCTCAAGTGGCATTGGAGTGACCGCGATTCTCATTGGCAAAGCATTCGGTCACCGGGTGTTTGTTACTGCTGGAAGCGATGAAAAGTGCGCAGCGTGTACACAATTAGGTGCCGATCTAGCGATCAACTACAAAACCCAAGATTTTGTGGAGGAGGTTAAGAAAGCCACGAATGGTAAGGGTGTCGATGTGATTTTGGACATGGTTACTGGCACGTATTTGCAGCGCGAGATTGATTGCTTGGCCGATGATGGTCGCATTGTGGTAATCGCTATTATGGGTGGTTCAAAGGCCGAAGTGAATACTGCACAGATATTACGTCGCCGCTTATCAATTACGGGATCCACCTTGCGTCCGAGACCCGTTGCCTTTAAGCATCAAATTGCGAAAGAGTTGTATCAATCGGTTTGGCCTCTACTAAATTCTGGCCAATTAAAACCAGTGATTTATAAAACATTTTCCTTAGAGCAAGCTGCCGATGCACATCGACTGATGGAATCGAGCGAGCATGTTGGAAAAATTGTTTTAACGGTGTAA
- the pnp gene encoding polyribonucleotide nucleotidyltransferase, which translates to MSMFHKVVKTFQWGQHTVTMETGEIARQSSGAVLLNMDDTVVLATVVGAKTAKEGQDFFPLTVDYIEKTYSAGKIPGGFFRREGRPSEGETLISRLIDRPIRPLFPEGFYNEVQVVVHVMSINPDVPADIPALIASSAALAISGIPFNGPMGAARVGYRDGQYLLNPNRSEQTTSELDLIVAGTQAAVLMVESEAQQLSESVMLGAVVYGHEQSQIAINAIQELVRDAGKPEWDWKPAAKNDALIAKLQSLAEGPLRDAYQIRQKQARSTKIKEVVANVMTQLAAEGEVNEVEVGNLLFEIEAKIVRSQILNGEPRIDGRDTRTVRPIEIRNGVLPRTHGSALFTRGETQALVVATLGTARDEQIIDALEGEYRDRFMFHYNMPPFATGETGRVGTPKRREIGHGRLAKRALVPVLPSMEEFAYSIRLVSEITESNGSSSMASVCGGCLALMDAGVPVKAHVAGVAMGLILDGNRFAVLTDILGDEDHLGDMDFKVAGTANGITALQMDIKVQGITKEIMQVALAQAQEGRLHILSKMQEAMSSVRTELSEHAPRMVTFKIHPDKIREVIGKGGATIQALTKETGCSIDIKDDGTVTIASTSAEGMAQAKAKIEGITAEAEVGKVYEGPVVKLLEFGALVNILPGKDGLLHISEISTERVKDVKDFLQEGQVVRVKLLAADERGRLRLSMKALLSQESGAADAQASDSPNETV; encoded by the coding sequence ATGTCAATGTTTCATAAAGTTGTAAAAACGTTTCAATGGGGCCAACACACGGTCACGATGGAAACCGGCGAGATTGCTCGCCAATCGAGTGGTGCGGTACTTCTTAATATGGACGACACCGTGGTGCTTGCTACGGTAGTCGGTGCTAAAACCGCCAAAGAGGGTCAGGACTTTTTCCCCTTAACGGTTGACTATATTGAGAAGACCTATTCAGCTGGCAAGATCCCTGGTGGATTCTTTCGTCGTGAGGGACGTCCGTCTGAAGGCGAGACTTTAATCTCACGTTTAATTGATCGTCCGATTCGCCCATTATTTCCTGAAGGGTTCTATAACGAAGTTCAGGTAGTCGTGCATGTGATGTCAATTAATCCTGATGTGCCTGCCGATATTCCTGCTTTGATCGCATCGTCTGCAGCCTTGGCGATTTCGGGTATTCCATTTAATGGTCCGATGGGCGCAGCGCGCGTTGGTTATCGTGATGGTCAGTATTTGCTTAATCCGAATCGCAGCGAGCAAACAACGAGTGAACTCGATTTGATCGTGGCGGGTACTCAGGCAGCAGTATTAATGGTGGAGTCTGAAGCGCAGCAGTTATCTGAGTCCGTGATGTTGGGTGCTGTAGTTTATGGTCACGAACAGTCGCAAATTGCGATTAATGCAATCCAGGAACTCGTGCGCGATGCGGGCAAGCCCGAGTGGGATTGGAAGCCTGCCGCAAAGAATGATGCCTTGATTGCGAAGTTACAAAGCTTGGCCGAAGGCCCATTGCGCGATGCGTATCAAATTCGTCAAAAGCAAGCCCGCTCCACCAAGATTAAAGAAGTGGTTGCCAATGTCATGACTCAGTTAGCCGCTGAGGGCGAAGTGAATGAAGTCGAAGTTGGTAATCTCTTGTTTGAGATTGAAGCAAAGATCGTGCGTAGCCAAATTCTTAATGGCGAGCCACGTATTGATGGTCGCGATACCCGAACCGTACGCCCCATTGAAATTCGTAATGGCGTATTGCCTCGTACCCACGGTTCTGCTCTATTTACCCGCGGAGAGACGCAAGCCTTAGTCGTTGCAACCCTTGGAACTGCGCGCGATGAACAAATCATTGATGCGCTCGAAGGTGAGTACCGCGATCGCTTTATGTTCCACTACAACATGCCTCCATTTGCAACTGGTGAGACAGGTCGTGTTGGTACCCCTAAGCGTCGCGAGATTGGTCACGGCCGTTTAGCAAAGCGTGCTTTAGTACCCGTGTTGCCAAGTATGGAAGAGTTTGCTTACAGCATTCGTTTGGTTTCTGAGATTACGGAATCCAATGGTTCGTCATCAATGGCCTCGGTATGCGGTGGTTGCTTGGCTCTGATGGATGCCGGTGTTCCGGTGAAGGCGCATGTGGCCGGAGTGGCTATGGGCCTGATTTTGGATGGCAATCGCTTTGCGGTATTAACCGATATCTTGGGTGATGAAGATCACCTGGGTGATATGGACTTCAAAGTAGCCGGTACCGCCAACGGGATTACGGCTTTGCAGATGGACATTAAAGTTCAGGGAATTACCAAAGAAATTATGCAGGTTGCTTTGGCTCAGGCCCAAGAGGGTCGCTTGCATATTCTGAGCAAGATGCAAGAAGCCATGAGCTCTGTACGCACCGAACTTTCTGAGCACGCACCACGCATGGTGACTTTCAAGATTCATCCAGACAAGATTCGTGAAGTCATTGGTAAGGGCGGTGCAACGATTCAGGCGCTCACTAAAGAGACCGGTTGCAGCATCGATATCAAAGATGATGGTACGGTTACCATTGCTTCGACAAGCGCGGAAGGTATGGCGCAAGCAAAAGCCAAGATTGAAGGCATTACCGCTGAAGCCGAAGTTGGGAAGGTCTATGAGGGCCCTGTAGTGAAGTTACTTGAGTTCGGAGCCCTTGTGAACATCCTGCCCGGCAAAGATGGACTCTTACATATCTCCGAGATCTCGACTGAGCGCGTGAAAGATGTCAAAGACTTCTTGCAAGAGGGTCAGGTTGTGCGTGTGAAATTACTCGCAGCCGATGAGCGCGGCCGCTTACGTTTGTCCATGAAAGCCCTGTTGTCCCAAGAGTCTGGTGCAGCAGATGCTCAGGCAAGCGATAGTCCAAACGAGACTGTTTAA
- the rpsO gene encoding 30S ribosomal protein S15 has product MAVADINKAEIVKQNARGANDTGSPEVQVALLTARINELTPHFKANAKDHHSRRGLLKMVSRRRRLLDYLKSKDLDRYRALIDKLGLRK; this is encoded by the coding sequence ATGGCAGTTGCAGACATTAATAAGGCGGAAATCGTCAAACAAAACGCGCGTGGCGCAAACGATACGGGTAGCCCCGAAGTTCAGGTGGCATTATTAACTGCTCGTATCAATGAACTTACCCCCCATTTCAAGGCAAATGCAAAAGATCATCACAGCCGTCGTGGCTTGCTGAAAATGGTCTCGCGCCGTCGCCGTCTCTTGGATTACCTCAAGAGCAAGGATCTGGACCGTTATCGCGCGCTGATCGACAAACTAGGTTTACGTAAGTAA
- a CDS encoding 2-isopropylmalate synthase, with protein sequence MSDRLIIFDTTLRDGEQSPGASMTRDEKVRIARQLERLRVDVIEAGFAASSEGDFAAISAVAAAVKDSVVCSLARANETDITRASDALKAANAKRIHVFLATSALHMEKKLRMTPEQVYEQAKKSIRFARNLAGDIEFSPEDGYRSDMDFLCRVLEAVIAEGATTINVPDTVGYAVPELYGEFIKTLRTRIPNSDKAIWSVHCHNDLGMGVANSLAGVHIGGARQVECTINGLGERAGNTSLEEIVMAVRTRKDFFRLEVGIDTKQIVPASKLVSQITGFVVQPNKAVVGANAFAHASGIHQDGVLKARDTYEIMRAEDVGWATNRIVLGKLSGRNAFKQRISELGVVLESESELNDAFARFKALADQKAEIFDEDIISLMSDSSVADQSEHFSFISLNQHSETGEKPMAKVVFKMGGHDVHSEAQGNGPVDATLHAIESKVQSGAELLLYSVNAITSGTESQGEVTVRLSKGGRIVNGVGMDPDIIAASAKAYLAALNKLHDPSAMKLNAQMAP encoded by the coding sequence ATGAGTGATCGATTAATTATTTTTGATACCACCTTGCGTGACGGTGAGCAGTCGCCTGGTGCATCCATGACTCGAGATGAGAAGGTGCGGATTGCACGTCAACTTGAACGCTTACGAGTTGATGTGATCGAGGCCGGCTTTGCGGCTAGCTCAGAGGGTGACTTTGCAGCAATCTCTGCGGTTGCTGCCGCGGTGAAGGATTCAGTCGTATGCTCCCTCGCACGTGCCAATGAGACCGATATTACTCGGGCCTCTGATGCCCTAAAGGCAGCTAACGCAAAACGCATTCATGTGTTCTTGGCCACTAGCGCTTTGCATATGGAAAAGAAATTGCGCATGACCCCGGAGCAGGTGTATGAGCAAGCAAAAAAGTCCATCCGCTTTGCCAGAAATTTGGCGGGGGATATTGAGTTCTCTCCAGAGGATGGCTACCGTTCGGATATGGACTTCTTGTGCCGAGTCTTAGAGGCTGTTATTGCTGAAGGCGCAACCACGATAAACGTTCCTGATACGGTTGGATATGCTGTCCCCGAACTCTATGGCGAGTTCATTAAAACTTTACGTACTCGGATTCCGAACTCGGATAAAGCGATTTGGTCCGTGCATTGCCATAACGATTTAGGGATGGGTGTGGCCAACTCATTAGCCGGCGTTCACATTGGCGGTGCTCGCCAAGTAGAGTGCACGATTAATGGTCTGGGCGAGCGGGCAGGTAATACTTCCTTAGAAGAAATTGTGATGGCAGTTCGTACTCGCAAGGATTTCTTTAGGTTGGAAGTGGGGATCGATACCAAACAAATCGTACCGGCTTCTAAATTGGTTTCGCAAATCACAGGCTTTGTGGTGCAGCCCAATAAAGCCGTGGTTGGTGCAAATGCCTTTGCTCATGCATCGGGTATCCATCAAGATGGTGTATTGAAGGCTCGTGATACTTACGAGATTATGCGGGCTGAAGATGTGGGCTGGGCGACCAATCGCATCGTGCTTGGTAAGTTATCCGGTCGGAATGCCTTCAAACAACGTATTTCTGAGTTAGGTGTGGTATTGGAGTCGGAGAGTGAACTCAATGATGCATTTGCTCGCTTTAAAGCTTTAGCCGATCAAAAAGCCGAGATTTTTGATGAAGACATTATTTCCTTGATGTCGGATTCTTCGGTGGCTGATCAAAGTGAGCACTTTAGCTTTATTTCATTGAACCAGCACTCCGAGACCGGTGAAAAGCCAATGGCGAAGGTGGTATTTAAGATGGGCGGTCACGACGTGCACTCTGAAGCCCAAGGCAATGGTCCGGTTGATGCTACTTTGCACGCCATTGAGAGTAAGGTACAAAGTGGTGCTGAGTTATTGCTCTACTCGGTCAATGCCATCACGTCGGGCACTGAGTCGCAGGGGGAGGTCACGGTTCGTCTCTCTAAGGGAGGGCGGATTGTGAACGGCGTGGGGATGGATCCAGACATTATTGCTGCCTCTGCCAAGGCTTATTTGGCGGCATTGAATAAATTACACGATCCAAGCGCCATGAAACTGAATGCCCAAATGGCACCTTAA
- the pssA gene encoding CDP-diacylglycerol--serine O-phosphatidyltransferase, with translation MTSRRKFRMGRPRFLRSKNTRREDWSSADESHEDDLIEDPPRPRNKGIYLLPNLFTTAALFCGFFAIVNAMNHRFEIAAIAVFASLVLDGMDGRIARMTNTQSAFGEQYDSLADMVSFGVAPALVAYEWVLKDLGKWGWLAAFTYCAGAALRLARFNANIGVVDKKFFQGLPSPAAAALLAGFIWLADDNKIPVKDSAIPLVTFFITIYAGLTMVSNARFYSGKALDIRYRVPFWVMVLLILGFVLISSNPPLTLFGLFVVYSLSGYVLWMWERAMGRRIGGETTVSAKSE, from the coding sequence ATGACTTCGCGTCGTAAGTTCCGAATGGGCCGCCCCCGCTTTCTGCGGAGTAAAAATACACGGCGTGAGGACTGGAGCTCGGCCGATGAGTCGCACGAGGATGATCTGATCGAAGATCCACCAAGGCCTCGGAACAAAGGGATTTACTTATTACCGAATTTATTCACCACGGCGGCATTATTTTGTGGGTTCTTTGCCATTGTGAACGCCATGAACCATCGTTTTGAGATCGCAGCGATTGCGGTCTTTGCTTCACTGGTTCTTGATGGCATGGATGGCCGAATTGCGCGAATGACCAATACGCAAAGTGCGTTTGGTGAGCAATACGATTCTTTGGCAGACATGGTCTCATTTGGGGTGGCCCCAGCGTTGGTGGCCTATGAGTGGGTTTTAAAAGATCTGGGCAAGTGGGGCTGGTTAGCAGCATTTACCTACTGTGCTGGCGCCGCACTTCGTCTAGCCCGCTTTAATGCCAATATTGGCGTGGTTGATAAAAAGTTTTTCCAGGGTTTGCCAAGCCCTGCGGCCGCAGCGCTCTTGGCTGGTTTCATTTGGTTGGCAGACGATAACAAGATACCCGTGAAGGATTCGGCAATTCCATTAGTCACCTTTTTCATTACGATTTATGCAGGACTAACCATGGTTTCGAATGCCCGTTTCTACAGCGGTAAGGCCTTGGATATTCGTTACCGTGTGCCTTTCTGGGTTATGGTTCTTTTGATCTTGGGTTTTGTCTTGATTTCTTCAAATCCACCACTAACTCTGTTTGGCCTCTTTGTGGTGTATTCCCTGTCTGGCTATGTATTGTGGATGTGGGAGCGGGCGATGGGTCGTCGGATTGGTGGAGAAACCACAGTCTCAGCTAAGTCCGAGTAA
- a CDS encoding phosphatidylserine decarboxylase, with protein sequence MMYPHPIIAKEGWLYLVVIGVLAFVVHRYAGFFWSWPLWLFFTFTLQFFRDPQRIAPLGKDLVLSPADGRIVVVEKAHDPYANREALKISVFMNVFNVHSNRSAVNGLIKQVTYFPGKFFNASIDKASTENERNAVVIDANGKTITLVQIAGLIARRILCYIHINDRVKRGERYGFIRFGSRVDVYLPLDAEPLVSVGEKVFATNTALARLPGLD encoded by the coding sequence ATGATGTATCCACACCCCATCATTGCCAAAGAGGGCTGGCTCTATTTAGTTGTGATTGGGGTTCTGGCTTTTGTGGTCCATCGCTATGCCGGTTTTTTCTGGTCTTGGCCGCTCTGGCTATTCTTCACCTTCACGCTGCAATTCTTTCGTGATCCACAACGAATCGCGCCCCTTGGTAAGGATCTTGTTTTATCGCCAGCGGATGGGCGCATTGTGGTGGTTGAGAAAGCCCATGATCCCTATGCCAATCGGGAAGCCTTAAAGATTAGCGTGTTCATGAATGTCTTTAATGTGCACTCCAATCGGTCTGCGGTGAATGGACTGATTAAGCAAGTTACCTATTTTCCAGGCAAGTTCTTTAACGCCAGTATTGATAAAGCCTCTACCGAAAATGAGCGCAATGCGGTCGTGATCGATGCCAATGGCAAGACCATCACCCTTGTGCAAATCGCCGGTTTAATTGCTCGTCGTATTTTGTGCTACATCCACATTAATGATCGTGTGAAGCGCGGGGAGCGTTATGGCTTTATTCGCTTTGGTTCCCGGGTCGATGTGTATTTGCCTTTAGATGCTGAGCCCTTGGTTAGCGTCGGTGAAAAAGTTTTTGCTACCAATACTGCGTTAGCTCGCTTACCAGGATTAGATTAG
- the ilvC gene encoding ketol-acid reductoisomerase, which yields MKVFYDKDADLSLIKGKKVTIIGYGSQGHAHAQNLNDSGVKVTVGLRKDGASWKKAANAGLQVKEVAEAVKDADVVMMLLPDEQIAEVYKNEVHANIKQGAALAFAHGFNVHYGQVIPRADLDVIMIAPKAPGHTVRSTYTQGGGVPHLIAVYQDKSGSARDLALSYATANGGGRAGVIETNFREETETDLFGEQAVLCGGTVELIKAGYETLVEAGYAPEMAYFECLHELKLIVDLIYEGGIANMNYSISNNAEYGEYVTGPRIVTEDTKNAMRKALHDIQTGEYAKSFILENRAGAPTLISRRRLTADHEIEVVGAKLRAMMPWIAKNKLVDQSKN from the coding sequence ATGAAAGTTTTTTATGACAAGGACGCCGATCTGTCCCTGATCAAAGGTAAAAAAGTCACCATTATTGGTTATGGCTCACAGGGTCATGCCCACGCGCAAAACTTGAATGACTCTGGCGTGAAGGTCACCGTGGGTTTGCGTAAAGATGGCGCATCGTGGAAAAAAGCAGCCAATGCCGGTTTACAAGTCAAAGAAGTTGCTGAGGCAGTGAAAGACGCAGACGTTGTGATGATGCTGTTGCCCGATGAGCAAATTGCCGAAGTCTACAAGAACGAAGTACATGCCAACATCAAACAAGGCGCCGCCTTAGCGTTTGCCCACGGTTTTAATGTGCATTATGGTCAAGTGATTCCTCGCGCCGATTTGGATGTCATCATGATTGCTCCGAAGGCACCTGGCCATACCGTTCGTAGCACATACACCCAAGGCGGTGGCGTACCCCATTTGATCGCGGTCTATCAAGACAAGTCGGGCTCAGCACGTGATTTAGCCCTCTCTTATGCAACTGCGAATGGCGGTGGCCGTGCTGGCGTGATTGAGACCAATTTCCGAGAAGAGACCGAAACCGATTTGTTTGGTGAGCAAGCTGTCTTATGCGGCGGTACTGTGGAGTTAATTAAAGCCGGATATGAGACCTTGGTTGAAGCCGGTTATGCCCCGGAGATGGCCTATTTTGAGTGCCTGCATGAGTTGAAGTTAATTGTGGACCTCATTTATGAAGGCGGTATCGCCAACATGAACTACTCGATTTCAAACAATGCCGAGTATGGTGAGTACGTCACTGGTCCAAGGATTGTGACCGAGGACACCAAGAATGCGATGCGTAAAGCCTTGCACGATATTCAGACGGGTGAGTATGCCAAGAGCTTCATCCTTGAAAATCGCGCTGGTGCACCCACCCTGATTTCACGTCGCCGTTTGACCGCTGATCATGAGATTGAAGTTGTGGGTGCGAAATTGCGCGCCATGATGCCTTGGATTGCGAAAAACAAACTCGTTGACCAATCGAAGAACTAA
- the ilvN gene encoding acetolactate synthase small subunit — protein sequence MRHIISVLLENEPGALSRVVGLFSARGYNIETLSVAPTEDPSLSRMTLVTIGSDDVIEQITKHLNRLVEVVKVFDLTEGPHIERELMMIKVRAVGKEREELKRTTDIFRGRIIDVTDKSYTIELTGVSSKLDAFISAIDRASILETVRSGGSGIGRGERILKV from the coding sequence ATGCGTCACATTATTTCTGTTTTGCTCGAGAACGAGCCGGGAGCGCTCTCGCGAGTCGTTGGCTTATTCTCGGCTCGCGGTTACAACATTGAGACTCTTAGCGTCGCACCGACTGAAGACCCATCCCTATCCCGCATGACCTTGGTCACGATTGGCTCAGATGATGTGATTGAACAAATTACCAAGCACCTCAATCGCTTGGTTGAGGTGGTGAAAGTATTTGATTTAACGGAAGGCCCACACATCGAGCGCGAACTGATGATGATCAAAGTGCGGGCGGTTGGTAAGGAGCGCGAGGAATTAAAGCGCACCACGGATATATTCCGCGGACGCATTATCGATGTGACTGATAAAAGTTACACGATTGAGCTCACTGGTGTGAGTAGTAAGTTAGATGCATTCATTAGCGCAATTGATCGCGCATCCATTCTTGAAACAGTCCGTTCTGGCGGTTCGGGAATTGGGCGCGGTGAACGTATTCTGAAAGTTTAG